TCGAGAGCGTCGCTGTCCGGCGTCCTGAGAATCCGACCCTCGCACGTGCCTCCCGGCGCGAGCGTGGGATACCGGCCCTCGACCCGGTGGAGGCCGTCGAGTTCGGCGTCGCCGCGGAACGCGAACCGGTCCAGCACGCGCCGGGCCGTCGACGGCTCGGTGAGGGTGCCATAGACGAAGACGTCCATACCGCTGGTCCCGGGCCGACGGTGATAAGTCTACAGCGAGCTACCGCGCGCTGCCGTCCCCGTCGGTCGCGACCGGCTGCTGGGTCGCCGTGAGCGTCGCCTCGAAGGAACGGACCGGCGACGACGCGTCGGCGGCGAGCGCGCGCTGCTTCTCGACCTCGGCGGCGATGGCGTCGGTCACGCCGGGGTGGTCGAGCAGCGGGTCCGCGTACTCGATACCGCCGCGAGCGAGTTCGAGCGCGGCCGGAATCCGTCGTTCGGTCGCCTCGCTCCGGCCCAGAAACAGCGGGACGGCGACGGCCCGGTCCGTCGGAACGTTGTAGCGGACACACTCGACGGCCGGGTTCTGGAGGAGGTAACACGTACGCACCGCCTCGTAGCCCGACTGCTCGCGCAGGCGCGTCGCGTGGTAGTCAGTCGTCTGTTGCTGGTACGGTTTCGAGCTGCTGCCGAAGCCGACGAGCACCAGCGACGCGTCCGAGCCGGGCGCTAACTGCTCCCTGCCTCGCTCGGCCAACACGTCCGTTATCGCCGGGCTCTGGCCCAGCGGCTCGCAGTAGCGGACGGTCCCGGGAACGTACGAGAGCGCGGCCGGAACCTCGGTCGTCGTATCGTGGGTGTGTGCCGCACACATCGGGACAGCGTACACCGTGTCGGCCGGAATCGCCTCGAAGGTGTCGCGAAGCTCCCGGACGGGCTCGGTCTCGTACGTCGCGACCGCGACGGACTCGACGTCGGTGCGTGCCCGGAGCCGCTGGGCGTGCGTCTCTGCCAGTGCCTCGAACCCCTCGGCGTCGCGACCGACGAGCAGTATCGATTCAGTTGTCATGCCGCCGTGAAGTACAATCTCATTTGTTCTACCCCAACTATTCTTGGGCTAGACGATGGAGGGGTCCGTAAAATAGGTTGTGGTCAGTTCGCCAGGCAGCGGTGTGAAACGAGCGGCCCGGGCGAGCCCGTCCCGACGGGCGGCGTCACCGGGAGTCGCTACTGCCGCGGTGTCGGTGCTCTGACGGCCAGGACAGAGAGGTCCGAGAACGGCGTGTCCTCGCGGCCGTCGCCACCCGCCGTCTCGGCGAGTTCGCCCAGCGTGGTCCGCGTACTG
The genomic region above belongs to Halomicroarcula saliterrae and contains:
- a CDS encoding CbiX/SirB N-terminal domain-containing protein; the protein is MTTESILLVGRDAEGFEALAETHAQRLRARTDVESVAVATYETEPVRELRDTFEAIPADTVYAVPMCAAHTHDTTTEVPAALSYVPGTVRYCEPLGQSPAITDVLAERGREQLAPGSDASLVLVGFGSSSKPYQQQTTDYHATRLREQSGYEAVRTCYLLQNPAVECVRYNVPTDRAVAVPLFLGRSEATERRIPAALELARGGIEYADPLLDHPGVTDAIAAEVEKQRALAADASSPVRSFEATLTATQQPVATDGDGSAR